One bacterium genomic window carries:
- the ccsA gene encoding cytochrome c biogenesis protein CcsA → MTPSLDVQLFWFSFWAYLIGWLSFTIWLAARKKFWTTFGAICFAAGFIPQTVAFFLRWNNTGHFPMSNMYEYMAVMSWMAVVSFTFLTWRYRNWVISALISPVVIMLMVAASLLPKDPSQQLMPALRSSWLMIHVTLASIGAGAFAVAAAVSFVYLLAVRSEDEAKKTFQPSWRIPLRVLVFIPLIIAIVGNVSDVLANQSAMQLLGAPTRFGNILVLLGIYMVPAGFIWNYMFKRGTPSVESRYWAAIAFSGLFLGAMAAGILLSTKQAELTPDSPLRIFEFFGMTLVFGTVGAFVLHTALGFGSIAGKLHLDGRLLDEVNYRSVALGYPLYTLGALFAGAIWAESAWGSFWSWDPKEVGALIIWLFYSAFLHARYQRGWSGPRTAVLSLIGFAMMMLSLFGNFFFGGLHAYN, encoded by the coding sequence ATGACACCCTCTCTTGACGTTCAACTTTTCTGGTTCTCGTTCTGGGCATATTTGATCGGGTGGCTGTCTTTCACGATCTGGCTCGCGGCGCGCAAGAAATTCTGGACGACCTTCGGCGCGATCTGCTTCGCCGCAGGCTTCATTCCGCAGACGGTGGCCTTCTTCCTGCGGTGGAACAACACCGGCCACTTCCCCATGTCCAACATGTACGAGTACATGGCGGTCATGAGTTGGATGGCCGTCGTCAGTTTCACCTTCCTGACCTGGCGCTACCGCAATTGGGTGATCAGCGCCCTGATCTCGCCCGTGGTGATCATGCTGATGGTCGCGGCCTCGCTGTTGCCCAAAGACCCGAGTCAACAGCTTATGCCCGCGCTGCGCAGTTCGTGGCTGATGATTCACGTGACGCTCGCCAGCATCGGCGCAGGCGCCTTCGCGGTCGCCGCGGCCGTCTCGTTCGTCTATCTGTTGGCCGTGCGCAGTGAGGACGAAGCCAAGAAGACTTTCCAGCCCTCCTGGCGTATTCCGCTGCGGGTATTGGTCTTCATTCCGCTGATCATCGCAATCGTCGGTAATGTCAGCGACGTACTGGCGAACCAGTCGGCGATGCAACTGCTCGGCGCTCCGACGCGCTTTGGCAATATCCTCGTGCTGCTGGGAATCTACATGGTTCCCGCGGGCTTCATCTGGAACTACATGTTCAAGCGCGGCACACCGTCCGTCGAATCCCGCTATTGGGCAGCCATCGCATTCTCCGGGCTGTTCCTCGGCGCAATGGCGGCTGGTATCCTACTCAGCACCAAACAGGCCGAGCTCACGCCCGACAGCCCACTACGCATTTTCGAGTTCTTCGGGATGACGCTCGTCTTTGGAACGGTCGGCGCCTTCGTGCTGCATACGGCGTTGGGCTTCGGCTCGATTGCCGGCAAACTGCATTTGGACGGCCGACTGCTCGATGAAGTCAACTATCGGTCGGTCGCGTTGGGCTATCCGCTTTATACGCTTGGTGCGCTGTTCGCTGGAGCGATCTGGGCCGAAAGCGCGTGGGGCTCGTTCTGGAGCTGGGACCCCAAAGAGGTCGGCGCGCTGATTATCTGGCTGTTCTACAGCGCCTTCCTGCATGCCCGCTATCAACGCGGCTGGTCCGGTCCGCGCACCGCCGTGCTTTCGCTCATTGGTTTCGCCATGATGATGCTCTCGCTGTTCGGTAACTTCTTCTTCGGCGGTTTGCACGCCTATAACTAA
- a CDS encoding cytochrome c biogenesis protein ResB yields the protein MTVSASPPVSRKPKWWAMLSTMKFAIWILIVLGALSLASLFSNELVDPQWMDQPAEGTGAAIGQLIYRSLEMHNPFSSWWYRGLIALLSLSLFACVLERTPIVWRLWSRKPDLDPRIVNEHSAQIYLSTTEAAETFLPRLGRSLATRLDSERVWVGESGRWALWGPLLTHVGLLLLAIGGLVGSFGGTDVRNGGYPGDIVQTEGVPFDVRIDSFRVEFYPLQPHQWVLAEGAWIGRLIERDGPDSWKVERRAETGELEYVSLQDVEISNDWDLRNAGGNIKQYISSVTILENGQPVLEKQISVNTPLRYRGYRFYQSSYDPGSPRVTATYDQLTVVVSDSLGNVLHRLPLKQNESVMIPGDTVKITAARLLPDFKLDSRRNAYSASANFTNPALELTAEGPNGFKKTMWSFLAMEGHQTVVGNLKYEATDITGRQARMDIVTIFEIRRTVGTEFLWLGFIVASLGLILCFYITHRIVYVERPSAGQPLTRVYAFSKKMIRAFEHDLASAAEHPGADVKMTVQPEIVSY from the coding sequence ATGACCGTCTCCGCTTCGCCGCCCGTCAGTCGCAAGCCCAAATGGTGGGCCATGTTGTCCACCATGAAGTTCGCCATCTGGATTCTCATTGTCCTCGGCGCGCTGTCACTCGCTTCGCTGTTCAGCAATGAACTCGTGGATCCCCAGTGGATGGACCAACCCGCCGAAGGTACCGGCGCAGCCATTGGACAGTTGATCTATCGCTCGCTCGAAATGCACAACCCCTTTAGCTCGTGGTGGTATCGCGGGTTGATCGCTTTGCTCTCTCTTTCGCTGTTTGCCTGCGTCCTCGAACGCACGCCGATTGTATGGCGGCTGTGGAGCCGTAAACCCGACCTCGATCCGCGGATCGTCAACGAACACTCCGCGCAGATCTATCTGTCCACGACCGAAGCCGCTGAGACTTTTCTTCCGCGGCTGGGACGATCGCTCGCAACACGACTCGATTCCGAACGCGTGTGGGTCGGCGAATCCGGCCGCTGGGCGCTGTGGGGACCGTTGCTCACGCATGTCGGCCTCTTGCTGCTCGCCATCGGCGGGCTCGTCGGATCGTTTGGCGGCACCGATGTTCGTAACGGTGGCTATCCCGGTGATATCGTCCAAACCGAGGGGGTGCCGTTTGATGTCCGCATTGACAGCTTCCGCGTCGAATTCTACCCTCTCCAGCCGCACCAATGGGTGCTCGCGGAAGGCGCGTGGATCGGCCGACTGATTGAACGCGACGGCCCCGATTCATGGAAGGTCGAGCGCCGCGCCGAAACCGGCGAGCTTGAATATGTGTCCTTGCAGGACGTTGAGATCTCCAACGATTGGGATCTCCGCAACGCCGGCGGCAATATCAAGCAGTACATCAGTTCGGTGACCATTCTCGAAAACGGGCAGCCCGTGCTGGAGAAGCAGATTTCCGTCAACACACCCCTGCGCTATCGAGGATATCGCTTCTACCAGAGCTCCTACGATCCCGGCTCGCCGCGCGTCACGGCCACCTACGACCAGTTGACGGTTGTGGTGTCCGATTCGCTCGGCAATGTCCTGCATCGGCTGCCGCTCAAACAAAACGAAAGCGTGATGATTCCGGGCGACACCGTCAAGATCACTGCCGCACGGCTGCTGCCGGACTTCAAGCTCGATTCACGCCGAAACGCCTATTCCGCCAGCGCCAATTTCACCAATCCCGCGCTGGAACTCACCGCCGAAGGCCCCAATGGTTTCAAGAAGACGATGTGGTCGTTTCTGGCGATGGAAGGACATCAGACGGTGGTCGGCAATCTCAAGTATGAGGCTACCGACATCACCGGCAGACAGGCGCGCATGGACATCGTCACCATCTTTGAGATTCGCCGTACCGTCGGCACGGAATTCCTCTGGTTAGGCTTCATTGTCGCCAGTCTCGGCTTAATTCTGTGCTTCTATATTACGCACCGCATCGTTTACGTCGAACGGCCGTCTGCCGGCCAGCCGCTGACCCGCGTCTATGCGTTTAGTAAGAAGATGATTCGCGCGTTCGAGCACGATCTTGCCTCAGCCGCCGAGCATCCTGGAGCCGACGTTAAAATGACCGTCCAGCCGGAAATCGTAAGCTACTAA
- a CDS encoding response regulator transcription factor, producing MPERILIVEDEAHIAAGLKLNLEAEGFETTHVADGLNALKTIREGGHDLVLLDVMLPGMSGFDVCERTRADGIHVPILFLTARDSDDARVRGLELGGDDYLTKPFSIRELIVRIRAILRRGEWYRRTPDLGNLLNVGRCQVDLAAYSASTPRGAETLTQKECMILKFLSEREGNVVTRDEILERVWGYDRYPSTRTIDNLMVRLRKLLEDDPRHPRHLHTVYAAGYKFTALPTMEKAE from the coding sequence ATGCCTGAACGCATTCTCATCGTTGAAGATGAGGCGCATATCGCCGCCGGACTCAAACTGAATCTCGAAGCTGAAGGATTTGAGACGACGCACGTCGCCGACGGCTTAAACGCACTGAAAACGATTCGGGAAGGCGGCCACGACCTCGTCCTACTCGATGTAATGCTGCCCGGCATGAGCGGCTTTGACGTCTGCGAACGCACACGCGCTGATGGTATTCATGTCCCAATTCTATTTCTAACGGCGCGGGACAGCGACGATGCGCGGGTGCGCGGCCTTGAACTTGGCGGCGACGACTACCTTACGAAACCATTCAGCATCCGCGAGCTGATCGTGCGTATTCGCGCAATTCTGCGGCGCGGTGAATGGTACCGCCGGACCCCTGATCTGGGCAATTTGCTAAATGTCGGACGGTGTCAGGTTGATCTGGCGGCCTATTCCGCCAGTACGCCGCGCGGAGCGGAGACTTTGACGCAGAAAGAGTGTATGATCTTGAAGTTCCTGTCGGAACGTGAAGGCAATGTCGTCACCCGTGACGAAATTCTCGAACGCGTCTGGGGCTACGACCGCTATCCCTCGACCCGTACTATTGACAATCTGATGGTCCGCCTGCGCAAACTGCTTGAAGACGATCCGCGCCATCCCCGGCATCTGCATACCGTATACGCCGCCGGGTATAAATTTACCGCCTTGCCTACCATGGAGAAAGCGGAATGA
- a CDS encoding HAMP domain-containing histidine kinase: MIAWLRDAWQRPKLPFRRHFVVFMLISLFAIAQLTWWSIFQFHEGRRIADTQNNYWTQQIAIASERREALGPHFPVWLAHTFPDLELGADGRVQIRMEAQRVLEKFTASRVRMFISEGAFFGLLVLVGVLYMFRTLREEIDVEHRQSVFLSATSHELKTPITSLRMYLDTLRERDLPQAQRAEMLETMSVDLDRLHDLIDRLLQAQRVLLPGKALPLETVDISEETVRAVNDLRTRIEFSGKHRLNLDVDYGLFALADPRRWQLIVKNLVDNAAKYSPQGGMIDVYLTRRDEILELIVTDEGQGFTADEGARLFERFYRVGNEDTRTQQGIGLGLYLVRELVQAMHGTVAARSAGLGKGSQFVVRVPAAKKESNA; this comes from the coding sequence ATGATTGCGTGGCTGCGCGACGCATGGCAACGCCCCAAGCTGCCCTTCCGGCGGCATTTCGTCGTTTTCATGCTCATCTCGCTCTTCGCGATCGCGCAATTGACATGGTGGTCCATCTTCCAATTCCATGAAGGTCGCCGCATCGCCGATACGCAAAATAACTACTGGACGCAGCAGATCGCGATTGCGTCCGAACGGCGTGAAGCGCTGGGCCCGCACTTTCCCGTTTGGCTGGCGCATACGTTTCCCGATCTGGAATTGGGCGCCGATGGACGCGTTCAAATTCGTATGGAAGCGCAGCGCGTACTGGAGAAGTTCACAGCTTCACGCGTGCGAATGTTTATCAGCGAAGGCGCGTTCTTTGGCCTGCTGGTCTTGGTCGGAGTGCTATATATGTTCCGCACCTTGCGCGAAGAGATTGACGTCGAACATCGCCAGTCGGTCTTCCTGTCAGCTACGTCGCATGAATTGAAAACGCCGATCACGTCGCTGCGGATGTACCTGGATACGCTGCGCGAACGCGATTTGCCGCAGGCACAACGCGCCGAAATGCTCGAAACAATGTCCGTTGATCTTGATCGGCTGCACGACTTGATTGACCGGCTCCTCCAGGCGCAGCGCGTCTTGCTGCCCGGGAAAGCGCTGCCGCTCGAAACGGTGGACATCAGTGAAGAAACGGTCCGCGCCGTCAATGACCTAAGAACCCGGATTGAGTTCTCCGGCAAGCATCGGTTGAATCTGGATGTTGACTACGGCCTGTTCGCGCTGGCCGACCCGCGCCGCTGGCAGTTGATCGTCAAGAACCTTGTGGACAACGCCGCTAAGTATTCGCCGCAGGGCGGCATGATTGACGTCTATCTGACGCGCCGCGATGAGATACTTGAGCTGATTGTCACCGACGAAGGACAGGGGTTCACCGCTGACGAAGGCGCCCGCCTGTTCGAGCGATTCTACCGCGTGGGCAATGAAGACACGCGCACCCAGCAGGGCATTGGCCTCGGGCTCTATCTCGTGCGCGAACTGGTGCAGGCGATGCACGGCACCGTCGCCGCGCGCAGTGCGGGACTTGGCAAGGGATCACAGTTTGTCGTGCGCGTGCCCGCCGCAAAGAAGGAATCGAATGCCTGA